A single window of Dermochelys coriacea isolate rDerCor1 chromosome 14, rDerCor1.pri.v4, whole genome shotgun sequence DNA harbors:
- the GCGR gene encoding glucagon receptor: MPQPRLLSLLLALVFYCQGPSAQIMDFLFESWKAYSEECHQNMSLQPPPTELVCNRTFDKFSCWPDTLPNTTVNVSCPWFLPWHRKVKHRYVFKKCGLDGEWVKRPNGQPWRDSTECEMDAEDLEAQDKFAKTYGSFKIMYTVGYSVSLGTLLLALAILLGFSKLHCMRNYIHMNLFASFVLKGVSVLVIDALLKTRYNEKIDDYNVGIWLSNEAAAGCRAATVFMQYGIVANYCWLLVEGIYLHNLLVLAVFSERSYFTLYLCIGWGAPILFLIPWVVVKFLYENIQCWSTNNNMGFWWIPRFPVFLAILINFFIFIRIIQILVSKLRAHQMRRTDYKFRLAKSTLTLIPLLGIHEVVFAFVTDEHAQGTLRYVKLFFDLFLSSFQGMLVAILYCFVNKEVQSELLKKWQRWKLGKDLEEEYKHTYSQTPNARNGGSSTCEKHRLVGTCITGLGRSQPMAHTCTHYLEKTGCSANERHQCYEFPETAASNF, translated from the exons ATGCCCCAGCCGCGCCTGCTCAGCCTCCTGCTGGCGCTGGTCTTCTACTGCCAG GGACCTTCAGCCCAAATCATGGATTTCCTTTTTGAGAGCTGGAAGGCCTACAGTGAGGAGTGTCACCAGAACATGAGCCTGCAGCCCCCACCCACAG AGCTGGTCTGTAACCGAACCTTTGACAAGTTCTCCTGCTGGCCCGACACGCTGCCCAACACCACAGTCAACGTCTCCTGCCCCTGGTTCCTGCCCTGGCACAGGAAAG TGAAGCACAGATATGTCTTCAAGAAGTGTGGGCTGGACGGGGAGTGGGTGAAGCGCCCCAATGGGCAGCCCTGGCGGGACAGCACAGAGTGTGAGATGGACGCAGAAGACCTTGAAGCCCAG GATAAATTTGCGAAAACCTATGGCAGCTTTAAGATCATGTACACAGTGGGCTACTCGGTGTCCCTGGGCACCCTGCTCCTTGCCCTGGCCATCCTGCTGGGCTTCAG CAAATTGCACTGCATGCGGAATTACATCCACATGAACCTCTTCGCCTCCTTCGTTCTGAAGGGAGTCTCGGTGCTGGTGATCGACGCCCTGCTTAAGACCCGCTACAACGAGAAGATTGACGACTACAACGTGGGCATCTGGCTCAGCAATGAG gccGCTGCTGGCTGTCGAGCAGCCACCGTCTTCATGCAGTACGGCATCGTGGCCAACTACTGCTGGCTGCTGGTGGAGGGGATCTATCTCCACAACCTGCTGGTTCTCGCTGTCTTCTCTGAGCGGAGCTACTTCACCCTCTACCTGTGCATTGGCTGGG GGGCCCCCATCTTGTTCCTCATCCCCTGGGTGGTTGTGAAATTTTTATATGAAAACATTCA GTGCTGGAGCACCAACAACAACATGGGCTTCTGGTGGATCCCCCGCTTCCCTGTGTTCCTGGCCATCCTG ATCAACTTCTTCATTTTCATCCGCATCATCCAGATCCTGGTCTCCAAGCTCCGTGCCCACCAGATGCGCCGCACGGATTACAAGTTCAG GCTGGCGAAGTCCACGCTGACGCTGATCCCACTGCTGGGCATCCACGAGGTGGTGTTTGCCTTTGTCACGGACGAGCACGCCCAGGGCACCCTGCGCTACGTCAAGCTCTTCTTCGACCTCTTCCTGAGCTCCTTCCAG GGGATGCTGGTGGCCATTCTCTACTGCTTTGTCAACAAGGAG GTGCAGTCGGAGCTCTTGAAGAAGTGGCAGCGCTGGAAGCTGGGCAAGGACCTGGAGGAGGAGTACAAGCATACGTACAGCCAGACCCCCAATGCCCGCAATGGGGGCAGCAGTACTTGTGAGAAGCACAGGCTGGTGGGCACCTGTATCACTGGGCTAGGGCGGAGTCAGCCCATGGCGCACACCTGCACCCACTACCTCGAGAAGACGGGCTGCAGCGCCAATGAGAGGCACCAGTGCTATGAGTTCCCCGAAACAGCCGCCAGCAACTTCTGA